Genomic window (Kosakonia sp. BYX6):
GTCCGCCAGCTTGTCCAGCGACGCATCGGCTTTCGCAACAGACTGGAACGGCTTACCGTCGAACTCGGTCAGGTAGCTCATCATCCACTCATCAATGCGATCGGAAAGCAACAGCACTTCGATGCCTTTCTTACGCAGCAGCTCCAGATGCGGGCTGCTCTTCGCCGCGGCGTAGCTGTCGGCGGTGATGAAGTAGATCTTCTCCTGCCCTTCTTTCATGCGCGACACGTACTCGTCCAGCGACACGGTTTGCGCAGAAGAGTCATTGTGCGTTGACGCGAAACGCAGCAGTTTGGCAATGGTTTCCAGGTTGGCGCTGTCTTCGCCGGTCCCCTCTTTCAGCACCAGGCCAAACTGTTGCCAGAAGGTCTGGTATTTTTCCGCGTCGTCTTTCGCCAGTTTTTCCAGCATTTGCAGCACGCGTTTGGTCAACGCGGTGCGCAGGCTGCGGGTAACACTGCTGTCTTGCAGGATTTCACGGGAGACGTTGAGCGGCAGATCGTTGGAATCCACCAGGCCACGCACGAAGCGCAGATAGTTCGGCATAAACTGTTCAGCTTCGTCCATGATAAACACGCGCTGCACGTAGAGTTTCAGGCCGTGCTTGTGATCGCGGTTCCACATATCCCACGGCGCCTGCGACGGGATATAAAGCAGGCTGGTGTACTCCTGCTTCCCTTCCACACGGTTGTGGCTCCAGATCAGCGGGTCGGTAAAGTCGTGGGAAATGTGTTTGTAAAACTCGTTGTACTCGTCGTCTTTGATTTCCGACTTGTTGCGCGTCCACAGCGCCTGCGCTTTGTTGATCTTTTCCCAGGAAACGACGGTTTCGCCGTCTTTCTCTTCCTGTTTTTCGATCTCAACCGGCAGGGCGATATGGTCGGAATATTTGCTGATGATGGAACGCACACGCCAGTCGTTGAGGAAATCATCTTCCCCTTCGCGCAGATGCAGGGTGATTTCAGTACCGCGATCGGCTTTGGTGATGTCGGCGACGGTATATTCGCCCGCGCCTTCCGATTCCCAGAACACGCCGTTTTCCGCACCTTCGCCCGCCGCACGGGTACGCACGGTCACTTTATCGGCAACAATAAACGCGGAATAGAAACCAACGCCGAACTGACCAATCAGCTGGCTGTCTTTCGCCTGGTCGGAACCCATTGATTCGAGGAACGCTTTGGTGCCGGATTTGGCAATCGTCCCCAGATGGTCAATGACTTCATCGCGCGTCATACCAATGCCGTTGTCGGCGATGGTCAGCGTGCGGTTCTCTTTATCAAAGGAGACACGCACGTGCAGATCGCCGTCGCCTTCGTATAGTTCAGGTTTGGAGAGCGCGCGGAAACGCAGTTTGTCCGCCGCATCAGAGGCGTTGGAGATAAGCTCACGCAGGAAGATTTCTTTGTTGGAATAAAGAGAGTGGATCATCAAATGCAGAAGCTGTTTGACCTCTGACTGGAAACCACGAGTTTCTTGTCCTTTCATTGGGAAAACCTCAACAATGCCATTTACAAGGTGAAAAAAGCGTTGAGGGAGAAGTGGGGGTAGGAGAGGTAATTTTCAAGCGGAGGCAAAAATTTCTGCCTCCGTTTGGTTAAAAACGAATCTTGTGACGCCCGGCTAACGAGTGCGACAACGTCGTACCGTCGACCATTTCCAGTTCGCCGCCCACCGGCACACCGTGCGCGATACGGCTGGCTTCCACGCCATATTGCGCGCACAGCTCCGCAATATAGTTGGCCGTCGCCTCTCCTTCCACCGTGGGGTTGGTGGCGAGGATCACTTCCTGGATTTTTTCAGACTCAAGACGCTGCTCCAGCCTGTCGAGGCCGATATCATCAGGCCCGATACCGTCCAGCGGCGACAGATGCCCCATGAGCACAAAGTAGCGGCCAGAGAACTGCCCGGTTTGCTCAATGGCGTAGATATCCGCCGGGCTTTCCACCACGCAGATTTGACCGTTTTCCTGGCGACGAGGGTTGCTG
Coding sequences:
- the htpG gene encoding molecular chaperone HtpG; the encoded protein is MKGQETRGFQSEVKQLLHLMIHSLYSNKEIFLRELISNASDAADKLRFRALSKPELYEGDGDLHVRVSFDKENRTLTIADNGIGMTRDEVIDHLGTIAKSGTKAFLESMGSDQAKDSQLIGQFGVGFYSAFIVADKVTVRTRAAGEGAENGVFWESEGAGEYTVADITKADRGTEITLHLREGEDDFLNDWRVRSIISKYSDHIALPVEIEKQEEKDGETVVSWEKINKAQALWTRNKSEIKDDEYNEFYKHISHDFTDPLIWSHNRVEGKQEYTSLLYIPSQAPWDMWNRDHKHGLKLYVQRVFIMDEAEQFMPNYLRFVRGLVDSNDLPLNVSREILQDSSVTRSLRTALTKRVLQMLEKLAKDDAEKYQTFWQQFGLVLKEGTGEDSANLETIAKLLRFASTHNDSSAQTVSLDEYVSRMKEGQEKIYFITADSYAAAKSSPHLELLRKKGIEVLLLSDRIDEWMMSYLTEFDGKPFQSVAKADASLDKLADEVDESTKEAEKALEPFVERVKNLLGERVKEVRLTHRLTDTPAVVVTDADEMSTQMAKLFAAAGQSAPEVKYIFELNPDHALVKRAAETQDEAQFNEWVELLLDQALFAERGTLEDPNQFIRRMNQLLVS
- the recR gene encoding recombination mediator RecR, translating into MQTSPLLTQLMEALRCLPGVGPKSAQRMAFTLLQRDRSGGMRLAQSLTRAMSEIGHCSDCRTFTEQEICNICSNPRRQENGQICVVESPADIYAIEQTGQFSGRYFVLMGHLSPLDGIGPDDIGLDRLEQRLESEKIQEVILATNPTVEGEATANYIAELCAQYGVEASRIAHGVPVGGELEMVDGTTLSHSLAGRHKIRF